In Flavobacterium endoglycinae, one DNA window encodes the following:
- a CDS encoding GNAT family N-acetyltransferase, whose amino-acid sequence MEYSIRNYEIADLPKLLVLIEKHAEFEKAEFSPDGKEEGLKNALFGPNPKLFCLVAATKETIVGYASYTFDFSTWNAQNFLYMDCLFLEEETRGFGIGEILIEKLKEIGKQNNCVNIQWQTPEFNTRAIKFYNRMGAKGKDKVRFTLTL is encoded by the coding sequence ATGGAATATTCAATAAGAAACTACGAAATTGCAGATTTGCCTAAACTACTCGTTTTAATTGAAAAACACGCCGAATTTGAAAAAGCCGAATTCTCTCCCGACGGAAAAGAAGAAGGTTTGAAAAATGCGTTATTCGGTCCAAATCCAAAATTATTCTGCTTAGTGGCAGCCACAAAAGAAACAATCGTAGGATATGCATCTTATACTTTTGATTTTTCAACTTGGAACGCTCAAAACTTTCTCTACATGGATTGTTTGTTTTTGGAAGAAGAAACCAGAGGATTTGGAATTGGTGAAATCTTAATCGAAAAATTAAAAGAAATCGGAAAACAAAACAATTGTGTCAACATACAATGGCAAACGCCGGAATTCAATACCAGAGCCATTAAATTTTACAACAGAATGGGCGCAAAAGGAAAAGACAAAGTCCGATTTACTTTAACTTTGTAA
- a CDS encoding LysR family transcriptional regulator, whose translation MEIRHLKLIKAIVEEGSITKAIDKLHLTQSALSHQLKEAEYQLGTAIFLRTNKKLVLTKAGEKIYELANEILNKLTETENQIKQMVFGEHGEIRISTECFSSYHWLPSVLKQFHLLYPNVELKIVAEATHIPLQKLLENTIDIAIVSDQIKDHNIKYQELFQDEMVMVVSENHAWADKKYVVAEDFINEHLIIHSFPLETVTIHQFLLAPAKVNPKKITPMPLTEASLEMVKADMGVMSMAKWAVMPYLKNSPLRAIKVGKNGLKRKHFIAVRANETYPDYFNHFISFLQNEINLQWNIQ comes from the coding sequence ATGGAAATTCGCCATCTAAAACTGATCAAAGCAATTGTTGAAGAAGGAAGCATTACAAAAGCTATTGACAAACTTCATTTGACACAATCGGCGTTGAGTCATCAGCTCAAAGAAGCTGAATATCAATTAGGAACCGCCATTTTTTTAAGAACCAACAAGAAACTGGTATTAACCAAAGCGGGCGAAAAAATCTACGAACTTGCTAATGAAATTCTCAACAAACTCACTGAAACCGAAAATCAGATCAAGCAGATGGTTTTTGGCGAACATGGAGAAATCAGAATCAGTACTGAATGTTTTTCGAGTTACCACTGGCTTCCATCGGTTTTAAAGCAATTTCATCTTTTATATCCGAATGTGGAATTGAAAATTGTTGCCGAAGCCACTCATATTCCATTACAAAAATTGCTCGAAAACACGATTGATATTGCCATTGTAAGCGATCAGATAAAAGATCATAACATCAAATATCAAGAACTTTTTCAGGACGAAATGGTTATGGTAGTTTCCGAAAATCATGCTTGGGCAGATAAAAAATATGTCGTTGCCGAAGATTTCATCAACGAACACTTGATTATTCATTCGTTTCCACTGGAAACCGTTACCATTCATCAGTTTCTTTTGGCTCCAGCCAAAGTAAATCCGAAAAAAATAACGCCAATGCCTTTAACAGAAGCTTCTCTTGAAATGGTAAAAGCCGATATGGGCGTTATGTCTATGGCAAAATGGGCGGTAATGCCCTATTTAAAAAACAGTCCGTTAAGAGCAATTAAAGTTGGTAAAAACGGTTTAAAAAGAAAACATTTCATCGCTGTAAGAGCCAATGAAACCTATCCGGATTATTTCAATCATTTTATCAGCTTTTTACAAAACGAAATTAATTTACAATGGAATATTCAATAA
- a CDS encoding winged helix DNA-binding domain-containing protein, translated as MIHEEISHYRLVSQKLYKTNHNSPEEIVKHFGAMQAQDYAMAKWAVGSRCDASEKEIEEAINSGKIIRTHILRPTWHFVSADDIYWMLDLSGSQVKKLFASLAKQHGYDDKKLDQVNSAIEKLLSGNNHLTREEIMQELNIQKKTGDLSPVIVMMNAELDGLVCNGRMKGKQITYALLEERVPKPKTQLTKEEALAKLALRYFESHGPATLADFSWWSGFSATICKKAINAIGLQLNHITIDNQQYWYKKDLTDQDNFRESVHFLPAFDEILISYKTRNASFQSEHQTKVFTNNGIFKPIILENGKVIGIWKRTIKKDHVKIETEFFNETAPNKKQDLFREIKSFEKYLETKILIE; from the coding sequence ATGATACACGAGGAGATTTCACATTATCGTTTGGTTTCGCAGAAGCTTTATAAAACCAATCACAATTCACCAGAAGAAATTGTAAAGCATTTTGGCGCTATGCAGGCTCAGGATTATGCCATGGCAAAATGGGCTGTGGGTTCGCGTTGTGATGCTTCAGAAAAAGAAATCGAAGAAGCTATTAATTCTGGAAAAATTATCCGCACTCATATTTTACGTCCAACCTGGCATTTTGTTTCTGCTGATGATATTTACTGGATGCTGGATCTTTCGGGATCTCAGGTGAAAAAACTTTTTGCTTCATTAGCCAAACAGCACGGTTACGATGACAAAAAGTTAGATCAAGTCAATTCGGCTATTGAAAAACTTCTCTCTGGAAATAACCATTTAACCCGAGAGGAAATCATGCAGGAACTTAACATTCAGAAAAAAACTGGCGATTTGTCTCCCGTTATTGTAATGATGAATGCCGAATTAGACGGTTTGGTCTGCAATGGAAGAATGAAAGGCAAGCAAATTACATATGCACTGCTAGAAGAACGAGTTCCTAAACCAAAAACTCAATTAACCAAAGAAGAAGCTTTAGCAAAATTAGCGCTGCGCTATTTTGAAAGTCATGGTCCCGCAACACTGGCTGATTTCTCTTGGTGGTCAGGATTTTCGGCTACAATTTGCAAGAAAGCAATTAACGCAATAGGGTTGCAATTAAACCATATTACTATTGATAATCAGCAATATTGGTATAAAAAGGATTTAACAGATCAGGATAACTTTCGCGAAAGCGTCCATTTTCTTCCAGCTTTTGATGAGATATTAATTTCGTATAAAACGCGTAATGCTTCTTTCCAAAGCGAACATCAGACAAAGGTTTTTACTAACAATGGTATTTTTAAACCCATAATTTTAGAAAACGGAAAAGTAATTGGAATTTGGAAAAGAACCATAAAAAAAGATCATGTTAAAATTGAAACGGAGTTTTTTAATGAGACGGCTCCGAATAAAAAACAGGATTTATTTCGTGAAATCAAATCGTTTGAGAAGTATCTGGAAACCAAAATTCTGATTGAATAA
- a CDS encoding NAD-dependent epimerase/dehydratase family protein, whose translation MTKISILGCGWLGFPLAKRLIEKGNSVNGSTTSENKLSILKNAGINPFLVTLSEVEGNFESEGTSENIINFLAESEILIIDIPPKLRAVDPSTEKKAFVEKIKNLIPFIEKSAVKKVLFVSSTSVYGDDNDFITEETSANPDTESGKQLVLAENLLRENQNFETTIVRFGGLIGEDRHPVKFLAGKENLENPDAPINLIHLKDCIGIIEAIINQSKWNEVFNAAAPFHPSRETYYTQKAKDLNLVLPKFSSEKTNIKKIISSEKIETVLSYKFQLDEY comes from the coding sequence ATGACAAAAATAAGTATACTCGGCTGTGGCTGGTTGGGATTTCCTTTAGCAAAAAGATTAATTGAAAAAGGCAATTCCGTAAACGGGTCAACCACTTCAGAAAACAAACTTTCTATTTTAAAAAATGCTGGAATAAATCCGTTTCTTGTCACCCTGAGCGAAGTCGAAGGAAACTTTGAAAGCGAAGGTACTTCTGAAAACATTATTAATTTTTTAGCGGAAAGCGAAATTTTAATTATCGATATTCCGCCAAAATTGAGAGCAGTCGATCCTAGTACTGAGAAAAAAGCTTTTGTAGAAAAAATTAAAAACCTAATTCCGTTTATAGAAAAATCAGCTGTAAAGAAAGTCCTTTTTGTAAGTTCAACATCTGTTTATGGTGATGATAATGATTTTATAACCGAAGAAACAAGTGCAAATCCTGATACCGAAAGTGGCAAACAATTAGTTTTAGCTGAAAATCTGCTTCGAGAAAATCAAAACTTCGAGACCACAATAGTACGTTTCGGCGGGCTGATTGGTGAAGATCGCCATCCTGTGAAATTTTTAGCTGGAAAAGAAAATCTAGAAAATCCAGACGCACCCATAAATTTAATTCATCTAAAAGACTGTATTGGAATTATTGAAGCAATTATAAACCAATCGAAATGGAATGAAGTTTTTAACGCTGCTGCACCTTTTCATCCTTCAAGAGAAACATATTACACGCAAAAAGCAAAAGACTTAAATCTAGTTTTACCAAAATTCAGTTCTGAAAAAACCAATATCAAAAAGATTATTTCAAGCGAAAAAATCGAAACTGTTTTAAGCTATAAGTTCCAATTGGACGAATATTAA
- a CDS encoding nucleoside recognition domain-containing protein, translating into MVLSRFWLAIFISSILFIVVSLFTANTYTIDSVLNGKKDDPILVSEKYVEQLPAFIKDSIKKAPDQTMIINRDTLNADTTYVYKNKTVKIYSGLQKSDGLLPTCKSTLVDLILPLIAYLAFFCGLMELLIVSGASGKLAKVLSPVFVKVFPSIPKNHPSISYMTLNFAANFLGLDSAATPFGLKAMESLQEINPEKDKASDAQIMFMCLHASGLTLIATSIIGYRAAANASNPADVMLPCIITSFIGTIAAFLIVGIKQKINFKSASLLIVLMGLIAAIVGLLMYVNQLDLIGKNYFTSNLSGLILIAIIAFTLIFSFRHEKKFREAETTVFDTFVVGANNGVKTGVTIFPYVLGMLVAISLFRNSGLFEIISDAIGFVFSNLGVSKEITNALPVAMLRPFSSAGSRGFLIDSMNTFGADSLTARLSSIFQCSAESTFYVIAVYFGSVNIKNTRYALGTMLLVDLICVITAIFVATWFF; encoded by the coding sequence ATGGTATTAAGCAGATTCTGGTTAGCGATTTTTATATCTTCAATTCTTTTTATTGTAGTCAGTTTATTTACTGCCAACACTTACACCATTGATTCTGTTTTAAATGGAAAGAAAGACGATCCTATTTTAGTTTCTGAAAAGTACGTCGAGCAGCTTCCTGCTTTCATTAAAGACAGCATTAAAAAAGCGCCGGATCAAACCATGATTATTAATCGTGATACGCTGAACGCGGACACGACTTACGTTTACAAAAATAAAACAGTAAAAATTTACAGCGGACTTCAGAAATCTGATGGACTTTTACCAACTTGTAAAAGTACTTTGGTTGATTTAATTCTGCCTCTTATCGCTTATCTGGCTTTCTTCTGCGGATTAATGGAACTTTTAATTGTTTCTGGTGCATCTGGAAAACTAGCCAAAGTTCTGAGTCCAGTATTTGTGAAAGTTTTTCCAAGTATTCCTAAAAATCACCCCTCAATTTCATACATGACTTTAAACTTTGCTGCCAATTTTTTAGGATTAGATTCGGCTGCAACTCCATTTGGATTAAAAGCCATGGAAAGTTTACAGGAAATTAACCCCGAAAAAGATAAGGCGAGCGATGCGCAAATTATGTTCATGTGCCTTCACGCTTCGGGTTTAACGTTAATTGCCACTTCCATTATCGGTTATCGTGCAGCGGCTAATGCCAGTAATCCAGCCGATGTCATGTTACCATGTATCATAACCTCTTTCATTGGTACTATTGCGGCTTTCTTAATTGTTGGAATCAAACAAAAAATCAACTTTAAAAGTGCTTCTCTTCTTATTGTTTTAATGGGATTAATTGCCGCTATTGTTGGTTTATTGATGTATGTAAATCAATTGGATTTAATTGGTAAAAATTACTTTACTTCTAACCTATCTGGATTAATTTTAATTGCGATTATCGCATTTACCTTGATCTTTTCATTCAGACATGAGAAGAAGTTCAGAGAAGCTGAAACAACGGTTTTTGACACCTTTGTTGTTGGTGCGAATAACGGAGTGAAAACTGGAGTTACAATTTTCCCTTATGTTTTAGGAATGTTGGTTGCGATTTCATTATTCCGAAACAGCGGTTTATTTGAAATTATCAGCGATGCCATCGGATTTGTCTTTTCGAATTTAGGTGTAAGCAAGGAAATTACCAATGCATTGCCAGTAGCTATGCTTCGTCCATTTAGTTCTGCTGGTTCACGTGGTTTCTTGATTGATTCGATGAATACTTTTGGTGCCGATTCTTTAACAGCGAGATTAAGCAGTATTTTCCAATGCAGCGCCGAAAGCACGTTTTATGTAATTGCGGTTTATTTTGGTTCGGTTAATATCAAAAACACGCGTTATGCATTAGGAACGATGCTTCTAGTGGATTTAATTTGTGTTATTACGGCGATTTTTGTGGCAACTTGGTTTTTCTAA
- a CDS encoding fumarate hydratase — MIDFIYQDPYPILKDDTQYRKITSDFVKVEKFGEREILTVDPKGLELLAEEALTDVSFMLRTSHLQKLRKILDDPEATDNDRFVAYNLLQNASVAAEGQLPSCQDTGTAIVMAKKGESIFTGVDDAEWLSKGIFNTYQKRNLRYSQIVPISMFEEKNSGSNLPAQIDIYAKKGASYEFLFMAKGGGSANKTYLYQQTKSLLNDKSMDAFIRAKIKDLGTSACPPYHLALVIGGTSAEANLSAVKKASAGYYDHLPTSGNMAGQAFRDLEWEERVQKICQESEIGAQFGGKYFTHDVRVIRLPRHAASCPVGLGVSCSADRNIKGKITKDGIFVEQLEVNPKQFLPETAPHLEAPVEIDLDQPMADILAKLSQYPIKTRLKLNGTVIVARDIAHAKIKELLDAGKPMPDYFKNHPVYYAGPAKTPEGMPSGSFGPTTAGRMDVYVDEFQKNGGSMVMLAKGNRTKQVTDACNKYGGFYLGSIGGPAAILAQDNILKVEVVDFEELGMEAVRKITVKDFPAFIITDDKGNDFFENL, encoded by the coding sequence ATGATTGATTTTATATACCAAGATCCTTATCCTATTTTGAAGGATGATACTCAATACCGCAAAATTACTTCTGATTTTGTAAAAGTTGAAAAATTTGGAGAACGCGAAATTTTAACCGTTGATCCAAAAGGTTTAGAATTATTAGCAGAAGAAGCATTGACAGATGTTTCGTTTATGCTGAGAACATCTCATTTACAAAAATTAAGAAAAATTCTTGACGATCCAGAAGCAACTGATAATGATCGTTTTGTAGCTTACAATTTATTACAGAACGCGTCTGTTGCTGCCGAAGGTCAATTACCTAGCTGTCAGGATACGGGAACTGCGATTGTAATGGCAAAAAAAGGAGAAAGCATTTTCACGGGTGTTGATGATGCTGAATGGTTAAGCAAAGGAATCTTCAATACATACCAAAAACGTAATTTACGTTATTCTCAAATCGTCCCCATTTCAATGTTTGAAGAGAAAAACTCAGGTTCAAATCTTCCGGCACAAATTGATATTTATGCTAAAAAAGGAGCTTCTTATGAGTTCTTGTTTATGGCAAAAGGTGGCGGATCTGCTAATAAAACCTATTTATACCAACAGACTAAATCATTATTAAATGATAAATCTATGGATGCTTTCATCCGTGCGAAAATTAAAGATTTAGGAACTTCGGCTTGTCCTCCTTACCACTTAGCTTTGGTTATTGGCGGAACTTCTGCGGAAGCGAATTTAAGCGCTGTTAAAAAAGCATCTGCAGGATATTATGACCATCTTCCCACATCAGGAAACATGGCAGGACAGGCATTTCGTGATTTAGAATGGGAAGAACGTGTTCAGAAAATCTGTCAGGAGAGTGAAATCGGTGCTCAGTTTGGAGGAAAATACTTTACACACGATGTTCGTGTAATTCGTTTGCCTCGTCACGCCGCTTCTTGTCCAGTTGGATTAGGAGTTTCGTGTTCTGCAGATAGAAACATTAAAGGAAAAATCACCAAAGACGGAATCTTTGTTGAGCAGTTAGAAGTAAATCCAAAACAGTTTTTACCAGAAACAGCTCCACATTTAGAAGCTCCGGTTGAAATTGACTTAGATCAGCCAATGGCCGATATTTTGGCAAAATTGTCTCAATATCCTATCAAAACACGTTTAAAACTAAACGGAACTGTTATCGTAGCCCGAGATATTGCTCACGCAAAAATTAAAGAGCTATTAGACGCCGGAAAACCAATGCCGGATTATTTCAAAAACCATCCTGTGTATTACGCAGGACCTGCAAAAACGCCAGAAGGAATGCCTTCAGGAAGTTTTGGACCAACAACCGCTGGCCGTATGGACGTGTATGTAGATGAATTCCAGAAAAATGGCGGAAGTATGGTGATGCTTGCCAAAGGAAACCGTACTAAACAAGTAACGGATGCCTGCAACAAATACGGAGGATTCTACTTAGGTTCTATTGGAGGCCCGGCTGCAATTTTAGCTCAAGACAACATTCTGAAAGTTGAAGTAGTTGATTTTGAAGAATTAGGAATGGAAGCCGTACGTAAAATCACTGTGAAAGATTTCCCTGCTTTTATTATTACTGATGATAAAGGAAATGACTTCTTCGAGAACTTGTAA
- a CDS encoding PAS domain-containing protein, with product MKKNSSEEIVSRTLVPILALDFHYEYLNELKASFADLKKVGKISSQFTWNEENLKIAERIKDEVVLITDLNLKIIFASSGIKRMTGYLEDEVLGKTPKMFQGPETCKSALQEIRESINLKKPFVKTIKNYKKNGKIYQCHVDATPVYNLKGKLSHFIAFEKEDKEELVF from the coding sequence ATGAAAAAAAATAGTTCTGAAGAAATCGTAAGCCGAACTTTGGTGCCTATTCTGGCTCTAGATTTTCATTATGAATACTTAAATGAATTAAAAGCTTCTTTTGCTGATTTGAAAAAAGTCGGTAAAATTTCCAGCCAGTTTACTTGGAACGAAGAAAACTTAAAAATCGCAGAACGAATCAAAGACGAAGTAGTTCTAATTACCGATTTAAATCTCAAAATTATCTTCGCTTCAAGCGGTATCAAAAGAATGACTGGATATCTAGAAGATGAAGTTCTGGGTAAAACTCCTAAAATGTTTCAAGGTCCGGAAACATGTAAATCTGCTTTACAAGAAATACGGGAATCCATCAACTTAAAAAAGCCGTTTGTAAAAACCATTAAAAACTACAAAAAAAACGGTAAAATATACCAATGTCATGTAGATGCGACTCCGGTATATAATTTAAAAGGAAAACTTTCGCATTTCATTGCTTTTGAAAAGGAAGATAAAGAAGAACTTGTATTTTAA
- a CDS encoding methylated-DNA--[protein]-cysteine S-methyltransferase, which translates to METVYINSPLGITKIIGDENGIAVISVSDVGTNEVSKTIPEVLKDAVLQLNEYFEGKRTDFDLKLNPQGTEFQQKVWKALLEIPYGKTVSYMDQTKKLGDVKAIRAVASANGKNPLWIVVPCHRVIGTNGSLTGYAGGLSRKKWLLEHESPSAQQSLF; encoded by the coding sequence ATGGAAACAGTTTACATCAATTCGCCTCTCGGAATCACCAAAATCATTGGCGATGAAAATGGTATTGCTGTAATTTCAGTTTCTGATGTGGGAACAAATGAGGTTTCAAAAACAATTCCTGAAGTTTTAAAAGATGCTGTTCTTCAATTAAACGAATATTTCGAAGGAAAAAGAACCGATTTTGATTTAAAACTAAATCCACAAGGCACCGAATTCCAGCAGAAAGTATGGAAAGCGCTATTGGAAATTCCGTATGGAAAAACCGTCAGTTATATGGATCAAACCAAAAAGCTTGGCGATGTAAAAGCAATCCGTGCTGTAGCCTCGGCAAATGGTAAAAATCCGCTTTGGATTGTAGTTCCCTGTCATCGAGTTATAGGCACAAACGGATCTTTAACTGGATATGCAGGCGGGCTTTCCCGCAAAAAATGGCTTTTGGAACATGAATCACCATCTGCACAGCAAAGTTTGTTTTAG
- a CDS encoding 3'-5' exonuclease, with protein MIEKINLNNILFLDIETVPEEENFNSLDAEMQSLWDIKTQYQRKDEFTPEEFYERAGIWAEFGKIICISVGYFTIKGDVRNFRVTSFFGEEKKILKDFSNLINNHFNQPQHLMCGHNSKEFDIPFIARRMIINQMPIPDKMNLFGKKPWEVPHLDTLELWKFGDYKHFTSLKLLTKILGIPSPKGDIDGSQVAHVFYVEKDIDRIITYCEKDTIAVAQIFLRLRREDLLIEDEIIHV; from the coding sequence ATGATTGAAAAAATAAATCTCAATAATATCTTATTTCTTGATATTGAAACAGTTCCCGAAGAGGAAAACTTCAATTCACTCGACGCAGAAATGCAGTCCTTATGGGATATTAAAACACAATACCAGCGAAAAGACGAATTCACTCCAGAAGAATTTTACGAACGCGCCGGAATTTGGGCCGAATTCGGAAAGATAATTTGTATTTCGGTTGGATATTTTACCATCAAAGGCGACGTTCGAAATTTCAGGGTTACTTCTTTTTTTGGAGAAGAAAAGAAAATCCTAAAAGACTTTTCGAATCTGATTAACAATCATTTCAATCAGCCGCAGCATTTAATGTGCGGGCATAATTCAAAAGAATTTGATATTCCGTTCATTGCAAGGCGAATGATTATCAATCAAATGCCCATTCCAGACAAAATGAATTTATTTGGAAAAAAACCTTGGGAAGTTCCGCATTTAGACACATTAGAATTATGGAAGTTTGGTGATTATAAACACTTTACCTCTTTAAAACTTTTGACCAAAATTCTGGGTATACCATCTCCAAAAGGCGATATCGACGGAAGTCAGGTGGCTCATGTTTTTTATGTTGAGAAAGACATCGACAGAATCATTACCTATTGCGAAAAGGATACAATTGCCGTAGCTCAGATTTTTTTACGCTTGCGCCGAGAAGATTTACTGATTGAGGATGAGATTATTCATGTATAG
- the tnpA gene encoding IS200/IS605 family transposase — translation MANTYHQVYLQIVFAVKYRNAVIDEKWRPKLLSVIGHLINETGCKTIIVNGVEDHVHCLLALKPTITISELMKAVKAKSSKFVNENQLTKSKFSWQEGYGVFSYSQSQIESVYKYIQNQKEHHKKQSFNAEYLNFLNKFKVHYEEKYIFEELI, via the coding sequence ATGGCAAACACATATCATCAAGTTTATCTTCAAATAGTATTTGCTGTAAAATACAGAAATGCTGTTATTGATGAAAAATGGCGACCTAAGTTATTATCAGTAATTGGACATTTAATTAATGAAACGGGATGCAAAACAATTATCGTTAATGGCGTAGAAGATCATGTTCATTGTCTGCTAGCATTAAAACCAACCATAACAATTTCAGAATTAATGAAAGCTGTAAAAGCCAAATCTTCAAAATTTGTAAACGAAAACCAATTGACAAAGTCTAAATTTTCATGGCAGGAAGGTTATGGTGTATTTTCATATAGCCAATCGCAAATTGAATCTGTTTATAAATACATTCAGAATCAAAAAGAGCATCATAAAAAGCAAAGCTTTAATGCTGAATATCTAAATTTTCTAAACAAATTCAAGGTTCACTACGAAGAAAAATATATTTTTGAAGAACTAATATGA
- the dinB gene encoding DNA polymerase IV yields the protein MSDDAPTYRKIIHIDMDAFYASVEQMDNPSLRGKPLAVGGSENRGVVAAASYEARKFGVRSAISGVLAKKYCPDIIFVRPRFDRYKEISSKIHKIFHEYTDLVEPLSLDEAYLDVTQNKKGNPSASLLAQEIRSRILNEVGLTASAGISVNKFVAKIASDINKPNGQKTVNPDEIISFLEELPIRKFYGVGKVTTEKMYQLGIFTGLDLKSKSLEFLEKHFGKSGAFYYSVVRGIHNSEVKPHRITKSVAAEHTFDVNLSSEIFMLEQLDRIAVSLEKRLKRHDVSGKTVTLKIKYSDFTQQTRSKTLPYFISDKSLIMEVIEELLYQEKMKDSVRLLGISLSNLSNEEKKAVVVQLKFEF from the coding sequence ATGTCAGATGATGCTCCTACATACCGCAAAATTATCCATATCGATATGGACGCTTTTTATGCTTCTGTAGAGCAGATGGACAATCCGTCTTTGCGCGGAAAACCACTGGCAGTTGGCGGTTCAGAAAACAGAGGAGTAGTGGCGGCGGCAAGTTATGAAGCCAGAAAGTTTGGTGTAAGAAGTGCTATAAGCGGCGTTTTGGCCAAAAAGTATTGTCCGGATATTATTTTTGTCCGCCCGAGATTTGACCGATACAAAGAAATTTCATCCAAAATTCATAAAATCTTTCATGAATATACAGATTTAGTTGAACCGCTTTCGCTGGATGAAGCGTATTTGGATGTCACCCAAAACAAAAAAGGAAATCCAAGTGCCAGTTTATTGGCGCAGGAAATCAGATCGAGAATTTTAAATGAAGTTGGATTAACGGCTTCTGCTGGAATATCGGTAAATAAGTTTGTGGCCAAAATTGCCAGCGACATTAATAAACCCAATGGACAGAAAACGGTTAATCCTGATGAAATCATATCTTTTCTGGAAGAACTTCCTATCCGAAAGTTTTACGGAGTTGGGAAAGTAACTACCGAAAAAATGTATCAGCTTGGTATTTTTACCGGATTAGATCTAAAAAGTAAATCATTAGAATTTTTAGAAAAACACTTCGGCAAGTCAGGTGCTTTTTATTACAGTGTTGTTCGGGGAATTCATAACAGCGAAGTAAAGCCGCACCGAATAACCAAGTCTGTGGCGGCAGAACATACTTTTGATGTAAACCTTTCTTCTGAAATTTTTATGCTGGAACAGCTTGACAGGATTGCAGTTTCTTTGGAAAAAAGATTGAAAAGACATGATGTTTCGGGAAAAACGGTAACGCTGAAAATAAAGTACAGTGATTTTACACAACAAACACGAAGCAAAACACTGCCTTATTTTATTTCCGATAAAAGTTTGATAATGGAAGTTATAGAAGAACTTTTGTATCAGGAAAAGATGAAGGATTCAGTTCGTTTGCTCGGAATTTCACTGAGTAATTTGAGTAATGAAGAAAAGAAAGCAGTAGTAGTACAGCTTAAGTTTGAATTTTGA
- a CDS encoding rhodanese-like domain-containing protein — MEAQIKHYENKLAFEMDPSDLFDALNDGEKIIVIDARKAFGYDEEHIPNAINIPHREMNVETTKHLDKEVLYITYCTGIGCNASTKGALNMTKLGFKVKELIGGLEWWKIDGFATEGTKGVKQGLKIECAC; from the coding sequence ATGGAAGCACAAATTAAACATTATGAAAACAAACTTGCATTTGAAATGGATCCTTCCGATTTATTTGATGCCTTGAACGATGGCGAAAAAATAATCGTAATCGATGCCCGAAAAGCTTTCGGCTACGATGAAGAACATATTCCGAACGCTATTAATATTCCGCACCGCGAAATGAATGTCGAAACCACGAAGCATTTAGACAAAGAGGTTTTGTATATTACATATTGCACGGGAATTGGTTGTAATGCCTCTACAAAAGGCGCTTTAAATATGACTAAGCTTGGATTTAAGGTAAAAGAATTAATTGGAGGACTAGAATGGTGGAAAATTGATGGTTTTGCAACTGAAGGCACAAAAGGAGTAAAGCAGGGATTAAAAATCGAATGCGCATGTTAA